In Paraburkholderia terrae, the DNA window CGCGAACTCGTGTCCGATTGCCGTTCGCTCGCGCGTTTCGAACTGCGCGGTATTCCGCCGATGGCGGCGGGCGCGGCGCGCATCCGAGTCACCTATCAGGTCGACGCGGACGGACTGCTGTCCGTGTTTGCGCGCGAGCAGCATTCAGGCGTTGAGGCGTCGGTGATCGTGAAGCCGTCGTACGGTCTTGCCGACGACGACGTCGCGCGCATGCTCGAAGACAGCTTCAAGACGGCGGAAGTCGATATGCGCGCGCGGGCGTTGCGCGAGGCGCAGGTCGAAGGCCAGCGGCTGGTCGAAGCGACAGAAGCGGCGCTCGCGGCCGACGGCGAACTGCTCGACGCCGACGAACGCACGGTGCTCGAAGATCTCGTCGCCGCGCTGCGTGCGATCGTGCCGGGCGACGACGTCGACGCGATCGAAACGGCGACGAAGACGCTCGCCGAAGGCACCGACGAATTCGCCGCGCGCCGGATGAACAAGAGCATTCGCCGCGCGCTCGCGGGCCGCAAGCTCGACGAGATCTGACGCCGCGCCAGTCTTCAATCAGCGCAGTCGACGCAACCAGGGCGATGCCGTGAATCGATGATTCGCGCGTCGCCGATGAATCACGCGGTGCGTGCCAAAAACGGCCGCGCCACCAGTAAAATGGTACGGTGCCTGAAGGGCGGCGTCCGTGCCTCACAGACCAGAACGGAATTTGTATGCCTCAAATCGTTGTGCTGCCTCACGTCGAACTGTGTCCGGACGGCGCGGTCATCGACGCCGTGCCCGGCAAGAGCATCTGCGACAATCTGCTCGAACACGGCATCGAAATCGAGCACGCATGCGAGAAGTCTTGCGCATGCACGACCTGTCACGTGATCGTGCGTGAGGGTTTCAACGCGTTGACGCCGTCGGAAGAAGACGAGGACGATCTGCTCGACAAGGCATGGGGTCTCGAACGCGAATCGCGGTTGTCGTGCCAGGCGCTCATGCCTGAAGGCGACGATCTCGTGGTCGAGATTCCGCGTTATTCGATCAACCACGCGAAGGAAAATCACTAACAGGAGCGAGCAGCCATGAAGTGGACCGACACGCAAGATATCGCGATGGCCTTGACCGACAAGCACCCCGAGATCGATCCGCAACAGGTGCGGTTCACCGATCTTCACCGCTGGGTGATGGAACTGGACGGTTTCGACGACGATCCGAACCGCTCGAACGAAAAGATCCTTGAAGCGATTCAGGCGGCATGGATCGAAGACGCGGATTACTGAGCGCGGCGCGTATAGCGGCGCTTCAGACGCAACACATGCAAAAGGCGACTTCCGTGGAAGTCGCCTTTTTTATTGCCTGGAGCTTGGCGGGCGCGGGCGTCCGTTAACGATCAGCCTGCGACGAGCGTTCCGTTCTCCACTCGCACGCGCTGGCCTTGCTGGAACGGCGGCGCTTCGTGATACGTGAAGTAGCGCGTCTTGCCGTTTTCCATATGCACGCGCACCGAGTAGCTGGTCGAGCTGCGCAGATGCTTTTCGACCGAGTTACCCGCGAGGCCGCCGCCGAGCGCGCCGAGCAGCGTCATTGCCGTGCGGCCGTTGCCGCTGCCGAACTGATTGCCGACGACACCACCCGCCACCGCGCCGCCCACGGCGCCAATCCCCGTGCCGTGGCCTTCCTGGCGTACGGCTGAGATTGCTTCGACCGTGCCGCAAGTCGAACAGTAGGCGGGTCGCGCGGGTTGTTGCTGCGCGTATTGCGGC includes these proteins:
- the fdx gene encoding ISC system 2Fe-2S type ferredoxin, producing the protein MPQIVVLPHVELCPDGAVIDAVPGKSICDNLLEHGIEIEHACEKSCACTTCHVIVREGFNALTPSEEDEDDLLDKAWGLERESRLSCQALMPEGDDLVVEIPRYSINHAKENH
- the iscX gene encoding Fe-S cluster assembly protein IscX — protein: MKWTDTQDIAMALTDKHPEIDPQQVRFTDLHRWVMELDGFDDDPNRSNEKILEAIQAAWIEDADY